One Roseburia rectibacter DNA window includes the following coding sequences:
- a CDS encoding chloride channel protein → MKEIIRHKIKHNLKRIETSIKWVLFAIISGVVAGGAGTLFYFGMTLVTLIRIKHPWLIFLLPFGGLVIVGCYRLLHDEHDTGTNLVISAIHSDDNLPLKMAPLIFISTLITHLFGGSAGREGAALQLGGSIGNGIGKLFHFDDKDKHIMIMCGMSACFSALFGTPMAAAIFSMEVVSVGIMYYAALVPCVISSLVAHGIAVSFGISQELFLIDSIPSFGIGNAVRISVLAILCAGISILFCVMLHQSEALYKHFFKNPYVRIFVGGCIVIVLTLLVGNQNYNGTGVNIIAQCIDGTVRPEAFLLKMIFTAATLGAGYKGGEIVPSFFTGAAFGCLFGNLLGFSPTLCTAVGMAAVFCGVTNCPITSLLISFELFGYDGMPYFLLAVAFSYMLSGYFGLYHSQKIIYSKYKTNYINKRTE, encoded by the coding sequence ATGAAAGAAATCATCAGACATAAGATAAAGCATAATTTAAAACGAATCGAAACTTCTATTAAATGGGTTTTATTTGCAATCATCTCCGGTGTTGTTGCCGGCGGTGCAGGAACATTATTTTATTTTGGTATGACATTAGTTACACTCATCCGCATCAAACATCCATGGCTTATTTTTCTGCTTCCATTTGGAGGTCTCGTGATCGTTGGCTGTTACCGTCTGCTGCATGACGAACATGACACAGGAACAAATCTCGTAATCTCTGCGATCCATTCTGACGATAATCTGCCGCTTAAAATGGCACCGTTAATTTTTATCTCCACACTGATCACACATCTGTTCGGCGGTTCTGCAGGCCGTGAGGGCGCTGCTCTGCAGCTTGGCGGAAGCATCGGTAACGGAATTGGTAAACTGTTTCATTTTGACGACAAGGACAAACATATTATGATCATGTGCGGCATGAGTGCCTGTTTCTCCGCATTGTTTGGCACACCTATGGCTGCTGCTATTTTCTCCATGGAAGTTGTCAGCGTCGGCATCATGTATTACGCTGCACTGGTTCCATGCGTGATCTCTTCCCTTGTTGCGCATGGGATTGCCGTTTCTTTTGGGATTTCGCAGGAACTTTTTCTCATTGATTCGATTCCTTCCTTCGGAATCGGCAACGCCGTCCGCATCTCCGTGCTGGCAATTCTCTGCGCCGGTATCAGTATCCTGTTCTGCGTGATGCTGCACCAGTCCGAAGCTCTTTATAAACATTTTTTCAAGAATCCTTATGTAAGGATTTTCGTTGGTGGATGTATCGTAATCGTGCTGACATTGCTTGTCGGTAACCAGAATTACAACGGCACCGGTGTCAATATCATCGCACAGTGCATCGACGGCACCGTGCGCCCGGAAGCATTTTTGCTGAAAATGATCTTTACAGCTGCCACGCTTGGCGCCGGCTACAAAGGCGGCGAGATCGTGCCTTCGTTTTTCACGGGTGCAGCGTTTGGATGTCTGTTCGGAAACCTGCTTGGTTTTTCACCCACTCTATGCACAGCCGTCGGTATGGCCGCTGTTTTCTGCGGTGTGACCAACTGCCCGATCACCTCTCTTCTGATCAGTTTTGAGCTGTTTGGTTATGATGGAATGCCATATTTTTTACTTGCAGTTGCTTTCAGTTATATGCTTTCCGGCTATTTCGGACTGTATCACAGCCAGAAGATCATTTATTCAAAATATAAGACCAATTATATCAATAAGCGGACGGAATAA
- a CDS encoding ABC transporter substrate-binding protein: MKRKVLSVMLASAMLATMFAGCGNGNTGDASGTANAGNKTEEAAKTTEASDAEKTADSASGSGSVYYLNFKPEQDQAWQDLAGIYTEQTGVPVTVITAADGTYEQTLKSEMAKSEAPTLFQVNGPVGLANWKDYCYDLSDSEICKQLSSEDFALKNDAGEVSGVAYVLETYGIIYNKKILNDYCTMDNAVISSPDEINSFDKLKAVADDIQARKDEINSQFGYDLQGAFTSAGMDGSSDWRFKTHLANLPIYYEYKDKGITSTDAIEGTYLDNYKQIWDLYITDSTCEPGVLSSKTGDEAESEFGMEEAVFYQNGTWEYGNLTNEDNGYLVTADDMGMMPIYIGAPGEENQGLCTGSENYWCVNKQASEEDIQATLDFLSWVINSDEGRDSMAHVMGFTTPFLTFTGDYVADNVFIQDANQYIADGKTPVSWNFSTIPSETWKDGVGSALLEYAQGTGDWDAVVSAFVDGWATEYAAANGQ, from the coding sequence ATGAAAAGAAAAGTTTTATCAGTGATGTTAGCATCCGCTATGTTAGCAACTATGTTTGCAGGATGTGGTAACGGAAATACGGGAGATGCTTCCGGAACAGCAAATGCGGGAAACAAGACAGAAGAGGCTGCAAAGACAACCGAGGCATCTGATGCAGAAAAGACTGCAGACAGTGCATCAGGAAGCGGTTCTGTATATTATCTGAACTTTAAACCGGAGCAGGATCAGGCATGGCAGGATTTAGCAGGTATCTATACAGAGCAGACGGGTGTGCCGGTAACAGTTATCACCGCAGCAGACGGTACATATGAGCAGACATTAAAATCTGAAATGGCAAAGAGCGAAGCTCCTACATTATTTCAGGTAAATGGACCGGTAGGACTTGCAAACTGGAAAGATTACTGCTATGACTTATCTGACAGCGAGATCTGCAAACAGCTTTCAAGTGAAGATTTTGCATTAAAGAATGATGCCGGCGAGGTTTCCGGTGTCGCATATGTGCTCGAGACATACGGTATCATTTACAATAAGAAGATTTTAAATGATTACTGTACCATGGATAACGCAGTGATTTCTTCTCCGGATGAGATCAACAGCTTTGACAAATTAAAAGCAGTGGCAGATGATATTCAGGCGAGAAAAGATGAGATCAACAGCCAGTTCGGATACGATCTTCAGGGTGCATTCACATCCGCAGGTATGGATGGATCTTCTGACTGGAGATTTAAGACACATCTTGCAAATCTTCCAATTTACTATGAATACAAAGACAAAGGCATCACAAGCACAGATGCGATTGAGGGAACATACCTTGACAATTATAAACAGATCTGGGATTTATACATCACAGATTCTACCTGTGAACCAGGTGTCCTCTCCAGCAAGACAGGTGATGAAGCTGAGTCAGAGTTCGGTATGGAAGAAGCAGTATTCTATCAGAATGGTACATGGGAGTACGGCAATCTGACAAACGAGGATAATGGATATTTAGTAACAGCAGATGATATGGGCATGATGCCAATTTACATTGGTGCTCCTGGTGAAGAAAATCAGGGACTCTGCACAGGTTCCGAAAACTACTGGTGTGTAAACAAACAGGCTTCGGAGGAAGATATTCAGGCAACACTTGATTTCTTAAGTTGGGTAATTAATTCGGATGAAGGACGTGACTCCATGGCGCATGTAATGGGATTCACAACACCATTCTTAACATTTACCGGTGACTATGTAGCTGACAACGTATTCATTCAGGATGCAAACCAGTATATTGCAGATGGCAAGACTCCTGTTTCATGGAACTTCTCAACCATTCCTTCTGAGACATGGAAAGATGGTGTTGGTTCTGCATTACTTGAGTATGCACAGGGTACCGGTGACTGGGATGCAGTTGTAAGTGCATTCGTAGACGGCTGGGCAACTGAGTATGCAGCAGCAAACGGACAGTAA
- a CDS encoding carbohydrate ABC transporter permease, with translation MEKSIKKYFPIFALPTLVAFTIGFIVPFLMGIYLSFCEFTTVTDASFVGLKNYLRVFTDPTFVHALWYTALFTVVSVLTINVFAFTIAMLLTKGIKGTNVFRTVFFMPNLIGGIVLGYIWQILLNGILANFGKTLTYSSSYGFWGLIVLMNWQQIGYMMIIYIAGIQNIPGELIEAAKMDGANSWQLLKKVTIPMVMPSITICTFLTLTNSFKLFDQNLALTAGEPSNNSQMLALNIFDTFYGRNGWEGVGQAKAVIFFIIVAVIALAQNRLTRSKEVQQ, from the coding sequence ATGGAGAAATCAATAAAAAAATATTTTCCAATTTTTGCGCTCCCGACTTTAGTGGCATTTACCATAGGTTTTATAGTTCCTTTTCTTATGGGTATCTATTTATCATTTTGTGAATTTACCACAGTAACGGATGCGTCATTTGTCGGACTGAAAAATTACCTACGTGTATTTACCGATCCAACATTTGTACATGCGCTGTGGTATACCGCATTATTTACGGTGGTATCAGTGCTTACGATCAATGTATTTGCATTTACCATAGCGATGCTTTTAACAAAGGGAATTAAGGGAACAAATGTGTTCCGAACTGTATTTTTTATGCCGAACCTGATCGGAGGTATCGTTTTAGGATATATCTGGCAGATCCTTTTAAACGGAATTCTGGCAAACTTCGGAAAAACATTGACCTATTCTTCCTCATATGGTTTCTGGGGACTGATCGTTTTGATGAACTGGCAGCAGATCGGTTATATGATGATCATTTATATTGCGGGTATCCAGAACATTCCGGGTGAACTGATCGAGGCAGCAAAGATGGATGGTGCAAACAGCTGGCAGCTGTTAAAGAAAGTAACGATTCCGATGGTTATGCCATCCATCACGATTTGTACATTCCTGACACTGACGAACTCCTTTAAGCTGTTCGACCAGAACCTTGCATTGACAGCAGGAGAGCCGTCAAACAATTCACAGATGCTTGCGTTAAATATCTTTGATACATTTTATGGAAGAAATGGATGGGAAGGTGTCGGACAGGCGAAGGCGGTGATCTTCTTTATCATAGTGGCAGTCATCG